One window of Populus nigra chromosome 5, ddPopNigr1.1, whole genome shotgun sequence genomic DNA carries:
- the LOC133695343 gene encoding DNA damage-repair/toleration protein DRT102 has translation MAETTVSSTTTATPTPPPPPLKIIAGADAFGCSLKDTLVSHLRSLNIEVEDLGTSSYYSIAAEVGRLVSAASTTPSSPTPEIRGLVACGTGVGVSIFANKFPGVFAATCLSTADAANSRSINNSNVLAVSGMATSPDSAIEILDTWLKTPFKSPCPASNSAPWGEEIESFLDNSLSEMPVIGAKISDPKQQEEGSINTSACALCCLVKNRKLDPIEIIPGGAMKIVRESPTSAIVSFKAGSVEPAHHHTFGHDLVVLKGSKRVWNLSKKAKYDLVVGDYLFTPAGDVHRVKYFEDTEFFIKWEGKWDIFFDEEMEVAKSEIEKEAEDGFELVK, from the coding sequence ATGGCCGAAACCACCGTCTCGTCCACCACCACCGCAACCCcaaccccccctcccccccctcTCAAGATAATAGCTGGAGCAGACGCTTTCGGCTGCTCCCTCAAAGACACACTGGTCTCTCACCTCCGTTCGCTCAACATAGAAGTAGAAGACCTCGGCACTTCCTCCTACTACTCCATCGCCGCCGAGGTGGGCCGCCTTGTCTCCGCTGCGTCCACTACCCCATCATCCCCAACCCCAGAAATCCGCGGCCTTGTCGCGTGCGGCACTGGTGTCGGTGTCTCCATCTTTGCCAACAAATTCCCTGGCGTCTTCGCTGCAACCTGCCTTTCCACTGCAGACGCCGCCAACTCCCGATCCATCAACAACTCCAACGTCCTTGCCGTCTCCGGCATGGCAACATCCCCGGACTCCGCCATAGAAATCCTCGACACTTGGCTTAAAACCCCTTTTAAGTCTCCTTGTCCCGCTTCGAACTCTGCTCCATGGGGGGAAGAAATAGAATCCTTCTTGGACAATTCGCTCAGCGAGATGCCTGTAATTGGTGCAAAAATTTCTGATCCTAAACAACAAGAGGAGGGAAGTATAAACACAAGCGCGTGCGCACTCTGCTGCCTGGTGAAAAACAGAAAATTAGACCCCATCGAGATTATTCCTGGCGGGGCAATGAAGATAGTTAGAGAGAGTCCGACATCAGCTATAGTAAGTTTCAAAGCAGGGAGTGTAGAGCCTGCACATCATCATACATTTGGGCATGATTTGGTGGTGCTAAAAGGGAGTAAAAGGGTGTGGAATTTGAGTAAGAAAGCAAAATATGATCTGGTTGTTGGCGATTATCTGTTCACACCGGCCGGAGATGTGCATAGAGTGAAGTATTTTGAGGATACTGAGTTTTTTATCAAGTGGGAAGGGAAATGGGACATTTTCTTTGATGAAGAGATGGAGGTTGCTAAGAGTGAAATTGAGAAGGAAGCAGAGGATGGGTTTGAGTTGGTAAAGTAA
- the LOC133693874 gene encoding putative pentatricopeptide repeat-containing protein At1g12700, mitochondrial — MFTRKSAFRATASDFRNLQQHMEMGIVPSFLFFNHHHISTSACTKKPSLPHKNGGFVSNNSTNISIDDALASFYRMVRVNPRPSVVEFGKFLGSFAKKKQYSTVVSLCNHMDLFGVTHNVYSLSALINCLCRLNHVDFAVSILGKMVKLGIQPNVITFNTLLNGLCMEGKIKEAEELFNEMVRQGHEPDVISYNTIINGLCKTGNTSMAVHVFKKMEQHGCKPDVVTYSTIIDSLCKDRLVNDAMKFLSEMVERGIPSNVVTYSSIVHGFCNLGQLNEATRLFKEMVGRDVMPNTVTFTILVDGLCKEGMVSEAQRVFETMIEKGVEPNIYTYNALMDGYCLQRQMNEAKKVFEIMIHEGCAPDVHSYNILINGYCKSRRMDEAKSLLAEMYHKALNPDTVTYSTLMQGLCQLGRPKEALNLFKEMCSSGLLPDMMTYSILLDGFCKHGYLDEALKLLKSMQEKKLEPDIVLCTILIEGMIIAGKLEVAKELFSKLFADGIRPTIRTYTVMIKGLLKEGLSDEAYDLFRKMEDDGFLPDSCSYNVIIQGFLQNQDSSTAIRLIDEMVGKRFSADSSTVQMLLDLESQDEIISQFMRGSSQGRKIK, encoded by the coding sequence ATGTTCACGCGGAAAAGCGCTTTTAGAGCTACCGCTTCTGATTTTCGGAATCTTCAACAACATATGGAAATGGGTATCGTTCCTTCTTTCTTATTCTTCAATCATCACCACATCTCCACTTCTGCTTGTACTAAGAAACCTTCTTTGCCTCACAAAAATGGTGGGTTTGTTAGTAATAACAGCACAAACATTAGTATTGATGATGCTTTGGCTTCATTCTATCGCATGGTCCGCGTGAATCCTAGGCCATCTGTTGTGGAATTTGGCAAATTCTTAGGGTCCTTCGCTAAAAAGAAACAGTATTCAACTGTTGTCTCTTTGTGCAATCATATGGATTTGTTTGGAGTGACCCACAATGTTTATTCTCTAAGTGCATTGATTAACTGCCTTTGTCGCTTGAACCATGTTGATTTTGCTGTCTCTATCTTGGGAAAGATGGTCAAACTGGGTATTCAACCTAATGTTATCACATTCAACACACTACTCAATGGGCTCTGTATGGAGGGAAAGATTAAAGAGGCAGAAGAGTTGTTTAATGAGATGGTACGGCAAGGGCATGAGCCCGATGTAATTAGCTATAATACTATAATCAATGGTTTGTGCAAAACTGGCAACACAAGTATGGCTGTTCACGTGTTCAAGAAGATGGAACAACATGGGTGTAAACCAGATGTGGTGACATATAGTACAATCATAGACAGCCTTTGCAAAGATAGGCTAGTTAATGATGCCATGAAATTCTTATCTGAAATGGTGGAGAGGGGCATTCCATCAAATGTTGTTACTTACAGCTCCATAGTCCATGGTTTTTGCAATTTAGGACAACTGAATGAAGCTACTAGATTGTTCAAAGAAATGGTTGGTAGGGATGTTATGCCAAATACAGTGACCTTCACTATTTTGGTTGATGGGCTGTGCAAAGAAGGAATGGTTTCAGAAGCTCAACGTGTCTTTGAAACAATGATTGAAAAAGGTGTAGAGCCAAACATTTACACTTACAATGCTTTGATGGATGGGTACTGTTTACAGCGCCAAATGAATGAGGCCAAGAAGGTGTTTGAAATCATGATTCACGAAGGTTGTGCACCTGATGTACAtagttacaacatcttgatcaATGGATATTGCAAAAGTAGAAGGATGGATGAGGCAAAATCACTCCTTGCTGAAATGTATCATAAAGCATTGAATCCTGATACCGTCACCTACAGCACTCTTATGCAAGGTCTGTGCCAATTAGGAAGACCTAAGGAAGCTCTCAATCTTTTCAAGGAGATGTGTTCTTCTGGCCTGCTTCCAGATATGATGACTTACTCGATTTTGCTAGATGGCTTCTGCAAACATGGATATTTGGATGAGGCATTAAAACTGCTCAAGTCAATGCAAGAGAAGAAATTAGAACCTGATATCGTCCTTTGTACTATTCTTATTGAAGGCATGATTATCGCTGGGAAGCTTGAAGTTGCGAAGGAACTGTTTTCCAAGCTTTTTGCTGATGGAATACGGCCTACTATACGGACATACACTGTCATGATCAAGGGACTGCTGAAAGAAGGGCTTTCAGATGAAGCATAcgatttatttagaaaaatggaAGATGATGGCTTCTTGCCAGACAGTTGCTCATATAATGTTATCATTCAaggatttcttcaaaatcaggACTCATCAACTGCTATACGACTTATTGATGAAATGGTTGGTAAAAGATTCTCGGCGGATTCGTCTACAGTTCAGATGTTATTGGATTTGGAATCTCAAGATGAAATCATAAGCCAATTTATGCGTGGAAGCTCTCAAGGTAGAaaaataaagtga
- the LOC133694015 gene encoding putative pentatricopeptide repeat-containing protein At1g12700, mitochondrial: MMMFMRKSAFRATASSAPAFQLQQQLMQMGIFPFRPDFPFLFFNHHHFATSSCTKKASSPKKSGGVVSDISNNISIDDALASFCRMVRVNPRPSVVEFGKFLGSFAKKKQYSTVVSLCNQMDLFGVTHTVYSLTILINCLCRSNHVDFAVSVLGKMFKLGIQPDVITFTTLLNGLCNEGKIKEAVGLFNEMVRQGHEPNVISYTTVISGLCKTGNTSMAVHVFKKMEQHGCKPDVVTYSIIIDSLCKDRLVNDAVEFLSEMLDRGIPPNVVTYSSIVHGFCNLGQLNEATRLFKEMVGRDVMPDTVTFTILVDGLCKEGMVSEAQRVFETMPEKGVEPNIYTYNALIDGYCLQRQMNEAKKVFEMMVRKGCAPDVQSYNILINGFCKSRRMAEAKSLLAEMSHKALTPDTVTYNTLMQGLCQFGRPKDALNLFKEMCSYGLLPNLVTYSILLDGFCKHGHLDEALKLLKTMQEKKLEPNIVLYTILIEGMFIAGKLEAKKVFEIMVRKGCVPVVHSYNILINGYCQSRMMDEAKSLLAEMCEKELTPDTVTYSTLMQGLCQVGRPQEAQNLFKEMCSTGLLPNLVTYSILLDGFWKHGHLDEALKLLQSMLEKKLEPDIVFYTILIEGMFIAGKLEVAKELFSKLFVDGIRPTVHTYSVMIKGLLKEGLSDEAYRLFRKMEDDGFMPDSCSYNVIIQGFLHIRDSSTAVRLIDEMVGKRFSADSTTFQMLLGLESHDEIISRFMRGSSRGRKMK; the protein is encoded by the exons ATGATGATGTTCATGCGGAAAAGCGCTTTTAGAGCTACTGCTTCTTCTGCTCCTGCTTTTCAGCTTCAACAACAACTTATGCAAATGGGTATCTTTCCTTTTCGTCCTGATTTCCCATTCTTATTCTTCAATCACCACCACTTCGCAACTTCTTCTTGTACTAAGAAAGCTTCTTCGCCTAAAAAAAGTGGTGGGGTTGTTAGTGATATTAGCAATAACATTAGTATTGATGATGCCTTGGCTTCATTCTGTCGCATGGTCCGCGTGAATCCTAGGCCTTCTGTTGTGGAATTTGGCAAATTCTTAGGGTCCTTTGCCAAAAAGAAACAGTATTCTACTGTTGTCTCTCTGTGCAATCAAATGGATTTGTTCGGTGTTACCCACACTGTTTATTCTCTAACTATATTGATTAACTGCCTTTGTCGCTCGAACCATGTTGATTTTGCTGTCTCTGTCTTGGGTAAAATGTTCAAACTGGGTATTCAGCCTGATGTTATCACATTCACTACTCTACTCAATGGGCTCTGCAATGAGGGAAAGATTAAAGAGGCCGTAGGATTGTTTAATGAGATGGTACGGCAAGGGCATGAGCCTAATGTGATTAGTTATACTACTGTAATCAGTGGTTTGTGCAAAACTGGCAACACAAGTATGGCTGTTCACGTATTCAAGAAGATGGAGCAACACGGGTGTAAACCAGATGTGGTGACCTATAGTATAATCATAGACAGCCTTTGCAAAGATAGGCTAGTTAATGATGCCGTGGAATTCTTATCTGAAATGCTGGATCGGGGCATTCCACCAAATGTTGTTACTTACAGCTCCATAGTCCATGGTTTTTGCAATTTAGGACAACTGAATGAAGCTACTAGATTGTTCAAAGAAATGGTTGGCAGGGATGTTATGCCAGATACAGTGACCTTCACTATTTTGGTTGATGGGCTGTGCAAAGAAGGAATGGTTTCAGAAGCTCAACGTGTCTTTGAAACAATGCCTGAAAAAGGTGTAGAGCCAAATATTTACACTTACAATGCTTTGATTGATGGGTACTGTTTACAGCGCCAAATGAATGAGGCCAAAAAGGTGTTTGAAATGATGGTTCGCAAGGGTTGTGCACCTGATGTACAgagttacaacatcttgatcaATGGATTTTGCAAAAGTAGAAGGATGGCTGAGGCAAAATCACTCCTTGCTGAGATGTCTCATAAAGCATTGACACCTGATACTGTCACCTACAACACTCTTATGCAAGGTCTGTGCCAATTTGGGAGACCTAAGGACGCTCTAAATCTTTTCAAGGAGATGTGTTCTTATGGCCTGCTTCCAAATTTGGTGACTTACTCGATTTTACTAGATGGCTTCTGCAAACATGGGCATTTGGATGAGGCATTAAAACTGCTCAAGACAATGCAAGAGAAGAAACTAGAGCCTAACATCGTCCTTTATACTATTCTTATTGAAGGCATGTTTATCGCTGGGAAGCTTGAA GCCAAGAAGGTTTTTGAAATCATGGTTCGCAAGGGTTGTGTACCTGTTGTACAtagttacaacatcttgatcaATGGATATTGCCAGAGTAGAATGATGGACGAGGCAAAGTCACTCCTTGCTGAAATGTGTGAAAAAGAATTGACTCCTGATACTGTCACTTACAGCACTCTTATGCAAGGCCTGTGCCAAGTAGGGAGACCTCAGGAAGCTCAAAATCTTTTCAAGGAGATGTGTTCTACTGGCCTGCTTCCAAATTTGGTGACGTACTCGATTTTGCTAGATGGCTTCTGGAAACATGGACATTTGGATGAGGCATTAAAACTGCTCCAGTCAATGCTAGAGAAGAAATTAGAACCTGATATCGTCTTTTATACCATTCTTATTGAAGGCATGTTTATCGCTGGGAAGCTTGAAGTTGCAAAGGAACTATTTTCCAAGCTTTTTGTCGATGGAATACGACCTACTGTACATACATACAGTGTCATGATCAAGGGACTTCTTAAAGAAGGGCTGTCAGATGAAGCATACagattatttagaaaaatggaAGATGATGGCTTCATGCCGGACAGTTGCTCTTATAATGTTATCATTCAAGGGTTTCTTCATATTCGGGACTCATCAACTGCTGTACGACTTATTGATGAAATGGTTGGTAAGAGATTCTCGGCGGATTCAACTACATTTCAGATGTTACTGGGTCTGGAATCCCACGATGAAATCATAAGCCGATTCATGCGTGGAAGCTCTCGAGGTAGAAAAATGAAGTGA